From Deinococcus aquaticus, one genomic window encodes:
- a CDS encoding WecB/TagA/CpsF family glycosyltransferase: MTNPDHTQRLTLFDLPLDNITLDGTLDRLGDWIYRAPRSPHTVVTLNPEFIVQSRTQPDFVTAMQVADLVTADGVGIVWAARQLCAQEVPRAPGFDIVQGLMKRHGADLRVFFLGAKPGVAEVAAQNAARDYGIQVAGIHHGYFDLPEDQRVAELVRDSGADLVLTAMGAGRQETFNQYWRQVMNVPVMIGCGGVIDVLAGTADLAPDWTRRLGVEWIWRVAGDRKRWNRAPRLAKFVQMVRAEKRRAGTRPG, encoded by the coding sequence ATGACCAACCCAGACCACACCCAGCGACTGACCCTGTTCGACCTGCCGCTGGACAACATCACGCTGGACGGCACGCTGGACCGTCTGGGCGACTGGATCTACCGCGCCCCCCGCTCCCCGCACACCGTCGTGACCCTGAACCCCGAATTCATCGTGCAGTCACGCACCCAGCCGGACTTCGTGACCGCCATGCAGGTCGCGGACCTCGTCACCGCCGACGGCGTGGGCATCGTGTGGGCCGCGCGGCAACTGTGCGCGCAGGAGGTTCCGCGCGCGCCGGGCTTCGACATCGTGCAGGGCCTCATGAAACGCCACGGCGCGGATCTGCGCGTGTTCTTCCTGGGTGCCAAGCCCGGCGTGGCCGAGGTCGCCGCGCAGAACGCCGCGCGTGACTACGGCATTCAGGTGGCCGGCATTCACCACGGGTACTTCGACCTGCCCGAGGATCAGCGCGTGGCGGAACTCGTGCGCGACAGTGGCGCGGACTTGGTCCTGACCGCCATGGGCGCCGGACGGCAGGAGACCTTCAACCAGTACTGGCGGCAGGTCATGAACGTGCCCGTCATGATCGGCTGCGGCGGCGTGATCGACGTGCTGGCCGGCACCGCCGACCTCGCGCCCGACTGGACGCGCCGCCTGGGCGTCGAGTGGATCTGGCGGGTCGCCGGAGACCGGAAACGCTGGAACCGCGCGCCTCGCCTCGCGAAGTTCGTGCAGATGGTCCGCGCCGAGAAACGCCGCGCGGGCACCCGCCCCGGCTGA